One genomic window of Sardina pilchardus chromosome 15, fSarPil1.1, whole genome shotgun sequence includes the following:
- the znf648 gene encoding zinc finger protein 648, with the protein MAKPEDAYNPGSLNDIYISKRSIRKAFISKRHYLPHKAQEKESNSSLGGAPGVFTLSGEQEETSSSMACCPDLLLCIKTEPVECYLSDKFSELSPRDQSPVEPKPCLTVWSGGSEMATESRELSDTSRVMRPRKAKQRKNQAKMKKHRKSFDHSDEQDEGLNDDESPQIAQGNDDDDDDDDDDDDDGAASDGRVEEDKGKEGPKVQPKEASKADDKACLIFPAMKKRGVEGDMENRPYKCTHCNWAFTKSSNLVSHIRTHSGLKPHVCDLCGKAYSHQGTLQQHKRLHTGERPYHCPFCEKTYIWSSDYRKHIRTHTGEKPYICETCGKDFVRSSDLRKHERNMHFNNKPFPCTKCGKTFNKPLSLLRHERTHLGKRPFVCPECGKAFAMPSRMMEHRKVHSGVRPYVCHICSKAFTKSSNLLEHQSVHSGFRPHKCGECGVAFAMASRLVRHQRVHTGE; encoded by the coding sequence ATGGCAAAACCAGAGGATGCCTACAATCCAGGGAGCTTAAATGACATCTATATCTCAAAACGAAGTATCAGGAAGGCTTTCATCAGCAAAAGGCACTATCTCCCTCATAAAgcccaagagaaagagagtaacaGCAGCCTCGGAGGAGCTCCTGGCGTCTTCACACTGTCCGGTGAGCAGGAGGAAACCAGCTCGTCCATGGCTTGCTGTCCCGATTTGCTGCTCTGCATTAAGACCGAGCCTGTGGAGTGTTACCTGTCCGACAAGTTCTCCGAGCTCTCCCCAAGAGACCAGTCACCGGTCGAGCCGAAGCCGTGTTTAACCGTCTGGTCCGGCGGCAGTGAGATGGCCACAGAGTCCCGTGAACTGAGTGACACGTCCAGAGTAATGCGTCCCCGCAAAGCAAAGCAACGCAAAAATCAAGCAAAGATGAAGAAACATCGCAAGAGTTTTGACCACTCAGATGAACAGGATGAGGGCTTAAATGATGACGAAAGCCCCCAGATAGCCCAGGgcaacgatgatgatgatgatgatgatgacgatgatgacgatgatggcGCGGCGTCAGACGGGCGCGTGGAAGAGGACAAAGGAAAGGAAGGACCAAAAGTTCAGCCGAAGGAGGCGAGCAAAGCGGACGACAAGGCATGCCTCATCTTCCCGGCCATGAAGAAGCGCGGGGTGGAGGGCGACATGGAAAACCGGCCCTACAAGTGCACGCACTGCAACTGGGCGTTCACCAAGTCCAGCAACCTGGTGAGCCACATCCGCACGCACAGCGGCCTGAAGCCGCACGTGTGCGACCTGTGCGGGAAGGCCTACTCGCACCAGGGCACGCTGCAGCAGCACAAGCGGCTGCACACGGGCGAGCGGCCCTACCACTGCCCCTTCTGCGAGAAGACCTACATCTGGTCCTCCGACTACCGCAAGCACATCCGCACGCACACCGGCGAGAAGCCGTACATCTGCGAGACCTGCGGCAAGGACTTCGTCCGATCGTCCGACCTGCGCAAGCATGAGCGTAACATGCACTTCAACAACAAGCCCTTCCCGTGCACCAAGTGCGGCAAGACCTTCAACAAGCCGCTATCGCTGCTGCGCCACGAGCGCACGCACCTGGGCAAGCGCCCCTTCGTGTGCCCCGAGTGCGGCAAGGCCTTTGCCATGCCCAGCCGCATGATGGAGCACCGCAAGGTGCACAGCGGCGTGCGGCCGTACGTCTGCCACATCTGCAGCAAGGCTTTCACCAAGTCCTCCAACCTGCTGGAGCACCAGTCCGTGCACAGCGGCTTCCGGCCGCACAAGTGCGGCGAGTGTGGGGTGGCCTTTGCCATGGCCTCACGCTTGGTCCGACACCAGCGGGTGCATACTGGGGAGTAA